The following are encoded in a window of Natronoarchaeum philippinense genomic DNA:
- a CDS encoding MFS transporter: MSTHRDRLALAAVVAAVLLAQVLLYPGIGGLVQALGATTELDAGMWFLAAEFGAFVTFVGVWGALSDAAGKRVPFIAVGALGGAAGYGVLGVLPAITDVSFGVVLALRVVQGAATIGAFSLAMTMLMDLDGGHGKNMGAAGIAIGSGTAVGAPLGGQLSEVDALAPLYLACALLVVAGVLVWFVEDRAPSGGRSARAALASIRATPTLSIPYAFGLIDRMTAGFFALVGTLYFQDAFGIGPGETGLVLMLFFAPFALLQYPMGALSDRIGRTLPIVAGSALYGLGVISVGLAPTLRLAGVGMVAVGVLGALVSPATMALVTDIARDGDRGVAMGGFNMFGSVGFLLGFLVGGTVADAYGYLTAFFVAGGMEILIALVTIPAFLRLDIGGVPTLGERASEAD; encoded by the coding sequence GTGAGTACCCACCGCGACCGGCTCGCACTCGCCGCCGTCGTCGCCGCGGTCCTGCTCGCACAGGTCCTCCTCTACCCGGGAATCGGCGGGCTCGTGCAGGCGCTCGGTGCGACAACCGAGCTCGACGCCGGCATGTGGTTTCTCGCCGCCGAGTTCGGGGCGTTCGTCACCTTCGTCGGCGTCTGGGGCGCGCTGAGCGACGCCGCCGGCAAGCGCGTGCCCTTCATCGCCGTCGGCGCGCTCGGGGGCGCAGCGGGCTACGGCGTCCTCGGCGTCCTACCCGCGATCACCGACGTGTCGTTCGGCGTCGTGCTCGCACTGCGGGTCGTGCAGGGCGCCGCGACGATCGGCGCGTTCTCGCTGGCGATGACGATGCTGATGGATCTGGACGGCGGGCACGGCAAGAACATGGGCGCCGCCGGCATCGCCATCGGTTCGGGGACCGCCGTCGGGGCGCCGCTTGGCGGCCAGCTCTCGGAGGTCGACGCGCTCGCGCCGCTGTATCTCGCCTGCGCCCTGCTGGTCGTCGCGGGCGTGCTGGTCTGGTTCGTCGAGGACCGCGCTCCCTCGGGCGGGCGCAGCGCCCGGGCCGCGCTGGCGTCGATCCGCGCGACGCCGACGCTCTCGATCCCCTACGCCTTCGGCCTGATCGACCGGATGACTGCGGGCTTTTTCGCGCTCGTCGGGACGCTGTACTTTCAGGACGCGTTCGGCATCGGTCCCGGCGAGACGGGGCTGGTGCTGATGCTGTTTTTCGCCCCGTTCGCGCTGTTGCAGTACCCGATGGGAGCGCTTTCGGATCGGATCGGTCGGACGCTCCCGATCGTCGCCGGGTCGGCGCTGTACGGGCTGGGCGTGATCAGCGTCGGACTGGCGCCGACGCTGCGGCTGGCGGGCGTCGGGATGGTGGCCGTCGGCGTGCTCGGCGCGCTCGTCTCGCCGGCGACGATGGCGCTCGTGACCGACATCGCACGCGACGGCGACCGCGGCGTCGCCATGGGCGGGTTCAACATGTTCGGGAGCGTCGGCTTCCTGCTCGGCTTTCTCGTCGGCGGCACCGTCGCCGACGCGTACGGCTATCTGACCGCCTTCTTCGTCGCGGGCGGCATGGAAATACTGATCGCGCTCGTGACGATTCCGGCGTTCTTGCGACTGGACATCGGCGGCGTCCCGACCCTCGGCGAGCGGGCGAGCGAGGCCGACTGA
- a CDS encoding O-acetylhomoserine aminocarboxypropyltransferase/cysteine synthase family protein, with protein MTDSDEPEFRTRSLHAGQEPDPATGARAPPLYQTTSYVFDDADHAADLYALEAEGHIYSRMTNPTVQMLEERLTDLEGGAGAVATGSGMAALDAATLVLASVGDNVVCSTDTYGGTTAYLSHTAKRRGIEARFVPTLDLDAYAEAIDEDTAYVHLETIGNPSLVTPDFEAVAEIAHERSVPVVVDNTFATPALCNPLEHGADVVWNSTTKWIHGSGTTIGGILVDGGDFDWAAGGYEEVAGPNPAYHDTDFSEDFADAPFAAAARFRSLRSLGNQQHPFDAWQTLQGIETLPIRMEKHCENAAIVAEYMADHDEVAWVSYPGLESHETHEHASRYLDGGYGGMIAFGLEGGYEAGKRFCEEADLASFLANIGDAKTLVIHPASTTHGQLTPEEQEEAGVTPDLVRLSVGIEDPADILADIDRAIEAAQ; from the coding sequence ATGACTGACTCGGACGAGCCGGAGTTCCGGACCCGGAGTCTCCACGCGGGCCAGGAGCCCGATCCGGCGACGGGTGCCCGGGCACCGCCGCTCTACCAGACAACGTCCTACGTTTTCGACGACGCCGACCACGCCGCTGACCTGTACGCGCTGGAGGCCGAGGGACACATCTACTCGCGGATGACCAACCCCACGGTGCAGATGCTAGAGGAACGCCTCACCGACCTCGAAGGCGGGGCCGGCGCCGTCGCCACCGGCAGCGGGATGGCCGCGCTCGACGCCGCGACGCTCGTCCTCGCAAGCGTCGGCGACAACGTCGTCTGCTCGACGGACACCTACGGCGGCACGACGGCCTATCTCTCTCACACCGCCAAGCGCCGCGGGATCGAGGCGCGCTTCGTCCCGACGCTGGATCTCGACGCCTACGCCGAGGCGATCGACGAGGACACCGCCTACGTCCACCTCGAAACGATCGGCAACCCCTCGCTGGTGACGCCGGACTTCGAGGCGGTCGCCGAGATCGCCCACGAGCGATCGGTTCCTGTCGTCGTCGACAACACCTTCGCGACGCCCGCGCTCTGTAACCCCTTAGAGCACGGCGCCGACGTGGTGTGGAACTCGACGACCAAGTGGATCCACGGGTCGGGAACGACGATCGGCGGCATCCTCGTCGACGGCGGCGACTTCGACTGGGCGGCGGGCGGCTACGAGGAGGTCGCCGGCCCGAACCCGGCGTACCACGACACCGACTTCAGCGAGGACTTCGCCGACGCACCGTTCGCGGCGGCGGCACGATTTCGCTCGCTCCGGAGTCTCGGCAATCAACAGCATCCCTTCGACGCGTGGCAGACCCTGCAGGGCATCGAGACGCTGCCGATCCGGATGGAGAAACACTGCGAGAACGCCGCCATCGTCGCGGAGTACATGGCCGACCACGACGAGGTGGCGTGGGTGTCGTACCCGGGACTGGAGAGCCACGAAACCCACGAGCACGCCAGCCGGTATCTCGACGGCGGCTACGGCGGCATGATCGCGTTCGGGCTGGAAGGCGGGTACGAGGCCGGCAAGCGCTTCTGCGAGGAGGCCGACCTCGCCAGCTTCCTCGCCAACATCGGCGACGCCAAGACGCTGGTGATCCACCCCGCCAGCACGACTCACGGCCAGCTCACGCCCGAGGAGCAGGAAGAAGCCGGCGTGACGCCAGATCTCGTTCGGCTCTCCGTGGGGATCGAGGACCCCGCCGACATTCTGGCGGATATCGACCGGGCGATCGAGGCCGCGCAGTGA
- a CDS encoding ABC transporter permease subunit yields MTLRSVARFDFQGAVRSWLIWILSVLFVLVCGAAAWTLPNRLSGNPTLLAADTAAFGNDMITPTVMLASLIAVVVAHKAIAGERDSGRLKLLLTSPHTRRDVVFGKFVSRSLIVLAPLFLGLCTAAIVAIVRHDQFSATSYVLFSSLTVLFALSFVSLSLAVSSLAASDREATVGAFGLYFALAAGWDLVTGLVKVARDLLVGSEPVGQPNPDWFVLLDMLGPAGAYERLVLELVWRPDTGLFALHADKPWYWSAWLALAIILFWVVVPVIAGYLGFRATDL; encoded by the coding sequence ATGACTCTCAGATCAGTCGCTCGGTTCGATTTTCAAGGCGCTGTCAGGTCGTGGTTGATTTGGATTCTCTCTGTGTTATTCGTGCTTGTTTGCGGGGCCGCTGCTTGGACCCTCCCGAACCGTCTTTCGGGCAATCCTACACTCCTCGCCGCGGATACGGCTGCTTTCGGCAATGACATGATCACGCCGACGGTGATGTTGGCGTCCTTGATCGCTGTTGTCGTCGCTCACAAGGCAATCGCCGGAGAGCGCGATTCGGGTCGTCTGAAACTCCTCTTGACATCGCCACACACGCGGCGAGATGTCGTTTTCGGAAAGTTCGTCAGTCGATCTCTTATCGTGCTTGCCCCTCTGTTTCTGGGTCTTTGTACTGCGGCTATCGTTGCTATCGTCAGGCACGATCAGTTCTCTGCTACGTCGTACGTTTTGTTCAGCTCGCTCACGGTCCTGTTTGCCCTGTCGTTCGTTAGCTTGTCACTCGCAGTGTCGTCGCTCGCTGCTTCGGATCGGGAGGCTACAGTTGGTGCGTTCGGACTCTACTTCGCACTCGCTGCCGGCTGGGATCTCGTCACGGGGTTGGTGAAAGTTGCGAGAGATCTGCTCGTTGGGAGCGAACCGGTGGGACAACCAAATCCTGACTGGTTCGTCCTGCTGGATATGCTCGGGCCGGCCGGAGCGTACGAGCGACTCGTGCTCGAACTGGTCTGGCGGCCTGATACCGGCCTGTTCGCGCTTCACGCTGACAAGCCTTGGTACTGGAGCGCGTGGCTCGCACTCGCAATCATCCTTTTCTGGGTTGTCGTACCGGTGATTGCCGGCTATCTCGGATTTCGAGCGACTGATCTCTGA
- the metX gene encoding homoserine O-acetyltransferase MetX, with product MNADAGVLDLGEFEFDCGESIPRLDVAYEAYGEFDGDNAVLVCHALTGSAHVAHRRLDEEPADAQPTGGQAYAWWSDIVGPGKAIDTKEYYVVCVNIPGSCYGTTGPASENPETGEPYGTEFPPVTVADWTRVQRRALDALGVGRLHAVVGGSVGGMNALDWAKRYPDDVRRLAAIATAGRLDPQSLALDAIARRAIRADPNWNGGHYYGEEQEPPTEGLALARQIGHVMYLSKASMSQKFGRRSAGRDTGGEQFPADAAAAFFPYRDVESYLDYQAEKFVDRFDANSYLYLTRAMDNYDLAAGYEDDADALAAFTGEALVTSFTGDWHFTTEQAEALADGFRDADVQTAHHVIESDHGHDAFLVEPDNVGPPLADFLSTGIDGKAVTDTDEDPRDDTEFAPVHTSLFSD from the coding sequence ATGAACGCGGACGCCGGCGTCCTCGATCTGGGGGAGTTCGAGTTCGACTGCGGCGAGTCGATCCCCCGACTCGATGTCGCCTACGAGGCCTACGGCGAGTTTGACGGCGACAACGCGGTGCTGGTCTGTCACGCCCTGACCGGCAGCGCCCACGTCGCCCACCGTCGACTCGACGAGGAGCCCGCCGACGCCCAGCCCACCGGCGGGCAGGCCTACGCGTGGTGGTCCGACATCGTCGGGCCGGGCAAGGCCATCGACACCAAGGAGTACTACGTGGTCTGTGTCAACATCCCCGGCTCGTGCTACGGAACGACGGGCCCGGCCAGCGAGAACCCCGAGACGGGCGAGCCCTACGGCACGGAGTTCCCGCCCGTGACGGTCGCCGACTGGACCCGCGTCCAGCGCCGGGCGCTCGACGCGCTCGGTGTCGGTCGACTTCACGCCGTCGTCGGCGGCAGCGTCGGCGGGATGAACGCCCTCGACTGGGCGAAGCGCTACCCCGACGACGTGCGCCGGCTCGCCGCGATCGCCACCGCCGGCCGGCTCGATCCTCAGAGTCTCGCGCTCGACGCCATCGCCCGGCGGGCGATCCGCGCCGATCCGAACTGGAACGGGGGTCACTACTACGGAGAGGAGCAGGAACCCCCCACCGAAGGGCTGGCGTTGGCCCGCCAGATCGGCCACGTGATGTACCTCTCGAAGGCGTCGATGTCCCAGAAGTTCGGCCGCCGGTCCGCGGGCAGAGACACCGGCGGCGAGCAGTTCCCGGCCGACGCCGCGGCGGCGTTTTTCCCCTATCGGGACGTGGAGTCGTATCTCGACTATCAGGCCGAGAAGTTCGTCGACCGGTTCGACGCCAACAGCTACCTCTACCTCACTCGCGCGATGGACAACTACGACCTCGCGGCGGGCTACGAGGACGACGCCGACGCGCTGGCAGCCTTCACCGGCGAGGCGCTGGTGACGAGTTTCACCGGCGACTGGCACTTCACGACCGAGCAGGCCGAGGCGCTTGCCGACGGGTTCCGGGACGCCGACGTACAGACTGCTCACCACGTGATCGAGTCCGACCACGGCCACGACGCCTTCCTCGTCGAACCGGACAACGTCGGCCCGCCGCTCGCGGACTTCCTCTCGACCGGCATCGACGGCAAGGCCGTCACCGACACCGACGAGGACCCCCGCGACGACACCGAGTTCGCGCCCGTCCACACGAGTCTGTTTTCGGACTGA
- a CDS encoding VWA domain-containing protein, which translates to MKRRIGDRWKVTVACNEVVAIVLAILLVAGTVSPVMAAGMSRSDAGLFASSGIDDREYAESVLGSERAETLLNDSPTLQRTWARLLVANLSHSTGDGDYRRSLEHLNESLKYAAGPDRVSDIRAFERDRAAIEALSLGDDARTDELTVLSAELIASADNGTAKQRIADARWALDHTREELHTGTQRSSEAHLRNAERAYERGRERLNAADSDDLEARAKAVQQFRIAWQQATKALDAVDAATKPEVTITTRGDPQRNGSEPIEGQIRGTVFDVRPHELTNATVTVGDNRTVTTPLDATGSRANASFAVNVTLEERITSVTVTVEEDESARDDDDDAEDREDWGEDDEEEAGEDGDDERWNEERGDEDRDDEDREDWEENDDEADEDADDEDGDDERRGPPSHAGPSGHAGPPSLVGPSATAIAAASAGPPDHAGPPDHAGPPDRRGEDGNPWGSDDDRDDRERDDDEGDEEHEWDDDDERDDDRNAPSNTDTVLFDGDGLPDTFETEVLGTDPQDPDSDSPKVEADVGDNGVIDGLEDFDADNVTNYHEGRFGSDPFAADSDDDGLPDRFEIQYSQLDQTSADTNDDGVPDGEWDADEDGLTNREEFAAGTNPVVADADRDDLDDGRELEVGTDPQDPDTDDDGIPDGEELRLGTDPLSPDSDGDGVVDGNASYTTHTANESIGVNVSLTGAGDVADGVTIENGSQERFDREQIADAQVTEFVNLESERSFDSANVSFTYDESRLDDTNESDLVVFRYNESVGVFEPLNTTVDPETNTVTGETDQFSRFVVFDVKNWASNFVAERPDDAPAESELQPIDVTMIIDSSGSMSWNDPQEFRKQAAKEFVGALVEDDRAGVIDFDGDAHVAQELTTDFGKVNLSIEQLDASGGTDIGDGVRKANQHFAAASNDSRSQVAILLTDGQGGGGRAEARTAAERGTTIYTIGFGGANGNKLSDIADITGGNYTYVDDAADLPEVFSRVSEDVGAQDTDGDGIPDAVERRGVVTPETGLITTDPYSADTDGDGLTDGEELGDAATDEEIESDYRADQLVETLERAGYDRENLSGAVYLEPVSDPTQVHTDSDGVDDYTEVRSPTTVAYTPDKQATANVLEKGEPSTEVLEANYETREVTSDPWRPDSDLDGLDDARERELATDPTERDTDGDGIEDGTELETRNDPTLYDTNPPEIDVTAYGYEIPEMSLDTTYWVEAEFRDEAGVDRAVLLKDGTVEAEVSFGESDSRSGYGRYRDTTEVEHRLEFTDEFVSAEGVDTSSVKSTFVSFGSSVRDAAGDVTGAAGDAALGTTIYVRATDENDNSKRAVGVERANFYSYIAGDLYTGTLLDYGVANEFGKVSGFSASMGIFLKDLSAFIEDPTAFVDGIKALLKLLTEGNVDVQAIIDGYVQQFQQKQEQNNPYDPTDPDEEHLHTAFEASWYEGYAAGFLAKFVISVGVGKAAKTAIKQTDTAGDIAKRLSDTGAARALSRIDSAKGAGTARATARILLAVDGNAAEALLSRADTAGQAYRLWRLQRGIDADVDALSETKQARLGGYLARTDSDGADLADAMDQETLDDFLGIRRTAVPDGGDGPDLTQQWDSELTRLHRQDKIDGDDLDRIIRRTDGAEGPNSDALMRTVADGGANGARAVADLNDLSPLYRLVDDTGVDGPKLIRQFDNPQTTRQFFEMENTDGYSDFDSWDEWRSNLARSTSDADPSDINRYVENVRKAGESDTISGERGLVEELADPDPKLSDFRGQRGEAETVIRYDENIDDVTGLEVEPGNGDYDLRVQRDNGNEFIEVKTPADDQELDFNWWRTQSSEMNKKYSNSPDVSADQAILEVPVKRHTTDIDSTQSELQSLIETPPADDFREVRLQVRGDSSVEVLTISAKPDS; encoded by the coding sequence ATGAAAAGACGAATAGGTGACCGGTGGAAGGTCACCGTCGCGTGCAACGAAGTGGTAGCGATCGTTCTTGCGATTCTTCTGGTAGCCGGAACTGTGTCACCGGTGATGGCGGCCGGTATGTCTCGTTCGGACGCCGGGCTGTTTGCATCGTCCGGCATTGACGACCGCGAGTACGCCGAGTCCGTTCTCGGGAGCGAACGGGCCGAGACGTTACTCAACGACAGCCCGACACTCCAGCGAACGTGGGCCAGACTACTCGTTGCGAACCTTTCGCACTCGACAGGCGACGGTGACTATCGGCGGTCGCTCGAACATCTCAACGAGTCGCTCAAGTACGCCGCGGGCCCCGACCGCGTCTCCGATATTCGGGCGTTCGAGCGGGATCGCGCTGCGATCGAAGCGCTCTCGCTCGGCGACGACGCACGGACCGACGAGCTGACAGTACTGTCGGCCGAGCTGATCGCGTCGGCCGACAACGGCACCGCAAAACAGCGCATTGCCGACGCACGCTGGGCGCTCGACCACACCCGCGAGGAGCTTCACACCGGCACCCAGCGAAGCTCGGAAGCACACCTCCGGAACGCGGAACGCGCCTACGAGCGCGGTCGGGAGCGACTGAACGCCGCTGACTCGGACGATCTGGAAGCCCGCGCGAAAGCGGTCCAGCAGTTCCGGATCGCCTGGCAGCAGGCGACGAAAGCGCTCGACGCGGTCGACGCCGCTACCAAGCCCGAGGTGACGATCACGACTCGGGGCGATCCACAGCGGAACGGTAGCGAACCGATCGAGGGACAGATCCGCGGGACCGTCTTCGACGTCCGGCCGCACGAACTGACGAACGCCACGGTCACCGTCGGTGACAACCGGACGGTGACGACGCCGCTCGACGCGACTGGCAGTCGCGCGAACGCCAGCTTCGCGGTGAACGTCACGCTCGAAGAGCGGATCACGTCGGTGACCGTCACGGTCGAGGAGGACGAGTCGGCGCGTGACGACGATGACGACGCCGAGGATAGAGAGGATTGGGGAGAAGATGATGAGGAGGAAGCTGGCGAAGACGGTGACGACGAACGTTGGAACGAAGAGCGTGGTGACGAAGACCGCGACGACGAAGACCGTGAAGATTGGGAAGAAAACGACGACGAAGCAGATGAAGACGCAGACGACGAGGATGGCGACGACGAGCGCCGCGGGCCGCCGTCGCACGCCGGTCCGTCCGGCCACGCGGGTCCGCCGTCACTCGTTGGCCCGTCCGCGACCGCAATCGCGGCCGCGAGTGCCGGTCCGCCCGACCACGCCGGTCCGCCGGATCACGCGGGCCCGCCGGACAGGCGCGGCGAGGACGGAAATCCGTGGGGGTCGGACGACGATCGGGATGACCGCGAGCGTGACGACGATGAGGGCGACGAGGAGCACGAATGGGACGACGATGATGAACGTGACGACGATCGGAACGCTCCGAGCAACACCGACACGGTCCTGTTCGACGGAGACGGGCTGCCGGACACGTTCGAGACCGAAGTGCTCGGCACCGATCCGCAGGACCCCGACAGCGACTCGCCGAAAGTCGAGGCCGACGTCGGCGATAACGGCGTCATCGACGGTCTTGAGGACTTCGACGCCGACAACGTCACTAACTACCACGAGGGCCGGTTCGGCTCCGATCCGTTCGCCGCCGACAGCGACGACGACGGACTCCCCGATCGGTTCGAGATTCAGTACTCGCAGCTCGACCAGACGAGCGCAGACACGAACGACGACGGCGTCCCCGACGGCGAGTGGGACGCCGACGAGGACGGCCTGACGAACCGCGAGGAGTTCGCGGCCGGGACGAACCCCGTCGTGGCCGACGCGGACCGCGACGATCTCGACGACGGGCGCGAACTCGAGGTCGGGACCGACCCGCAGGATCCCGACACGGACGACGACGGCATCCCTGACGGCGAGGAACTGCGCCTCGGCACCGACCCGCTGTCGCCCGACTCGGACGGTGACGGCGTCGTCGACGGCAACGCCTCGTACACGACGCACACGGCCAACGAATCGATCGGCGTGAACGTCTCGCTGACGGGCGCCGGCGACGTCGCCGACGGCGTCACGATCGAGAACGGCTCGCAGGAACGGTTCGACCGCGAACAAATCGCGGACGCGCAGGTGACCGAGTTCGTCAACCTCGAATCGGAGCGCTCGTTCGACTCGGCGAACGTCTCGTTCACCTACGACGAGTCGCGGCTCGACGACACGAACGAGTCCGATCTGGTCGTGTTCCGGTACAACGAGTCGGTCGGGGTGTTCGAACCGCTGAACACGACCGTCGATCCGGAGACGAACACAGTCACCGGCGAGACCGACCAGTTCTCCCGATTTGTCGTCTTCGACGTGAAAAACTGGGCATCGAACTTCGTCGCCGAGCGCCCCGACGACGCTCCGGCGGAGTCGGAACTCCAGCCCATCGACGTCACGATGATCATCGACTCGTCGGGCTCGATGAGTTGGAACGACCCACAGGAGTTCCGCAAGCAGGCCGCCAAGGAGTTCGTCGGCGCGCTCGTGGAGGACGATCGGGCCGGCGTCATTGACTTCGACGGCGACGCGCACGTCGCCCAGGAGCTGACGACCGACTTCGGGAAAGTCAACCTCTCGATCGAGCAGCTCGACGCCAGCGGCGGCACCGACATCGGCGACGGCGTCCGGAAAGCCAACCAGCACTTCGCGGCGGCGAGCAACGACTCGCGCTCGCAGGTCGCAATCCTGCTGACCGACGGCCAGGGCGGCGGCGGGCGCGCCGAGGCGCGGACGGCCGCCGAGCGCGGGACGACCATCTACACGATCGGCTTCGGCGGCGCGAACGGGAACAAGCTCTCGGACATCGCCGACATCACGGGCGGGAACTACACCTACGTCGACGACGCGGCGGACCTCCCCGAGGTGTTCTCGCGGGTCTCCGAGGACGTCGGCGCGCAGGACACTGACGGCGACGGCATCCCCGACGCCGTCGAGCGCCGCGGCGTCGTGACGCCCGAAACCGGCCTGATCACGACGGACCCCTACAGCGCGGACACCGACGGCGACGGGCTCACGGACGGCGAGGAGCTCGGCGACGCCGCAACCGACGAAGAGATCGAATCCGATTACCGGGCCGACCAGCTCGTCGAGACGCTCGAACGGGCCGGGTACGACCGCGAGAACCTCTCCGGCGCGGTCTATCTGGAGCCGGTGAGCGATCCGACGCAGGTCCACACCGACTCCGACGGCGTCGACGACTACACCGAGGTGCGGTCGCCGACGACGGTCGCGTACACGCCCGACAAGCAGGCAACCGCGAACGTGCTCGAGAAGGGCGAACCGTCCACGGAGGTACTCGAAGCCAACTACGAGACGCGCGAAGTGACCTCCGATCCGTGGCGGCCCGACTCCGACCTCGATGGGCTTGACGATGCGCGCGAACGCGAATTGGCGACGGACCCGACCGAACGGGACACCGACGGCGACGGTATCGAGGACGGGACCGAACTCGAAACGCGGAACGATCCGACGCTGTACGACACCAACCCGCCGGAGATAGATGTCACGGCCTACGGGTACGAGATCCCCGAGATGAGCCTCGACACGACCTACTGGGTCGAGGCCGAGTTCCGCGACGAGGCCGGCGTCGACCGCGCGGTGCTGCTCAAGGACGGCACCGTCGAAGCCGAGGTCTCGTTCGGTGAAAGCGACTCCCGGTCCGGATACGGTCGCTACCGCGACACCACCGAAGTCGAACACAGACTGGAGTTCACTGACGAGTTCGTCTCCGCGGAGGGCGTCGACACCAGTTCGGTTAAGTCGACGTTCGTCTCGTTCGGAAGCTCGGTCCGCGACGCCGCGGGCGATGTCACGGGCGCGGCGGGCGACGCCGCGCTGGGGACGACCATCTACGTGCGGGCGACCGACGAGAACGACAACAGCAAGCGCGCCGTGGGGGTCGAGCGGGCGAACTTCTACAGCTACATCGCGGGCGACCTCTACACGGGAACGCTGCTGGATTACGGCGTCGCCAATGAGTTCGGGAAGGTCTCGGGCTTCTCGGCGAGCATGGGAATCTTCCTGAAGGACCTCTCGGCGTTCATCGAGGACCCCACGGCGTTCGTCGACGGGATCAAGGCGCTGTTGAAGCTGCTGACCGAGGGTAATGTCGACGTCCAGGCGATCATCGACGGGTACGTCCAGCAGTTCCAGCAGAAACAAGAACAAAACAATCCGTACGATCCGACGGATCCCGACGAGGAACACCTCCACACCGCGTTCGAGGCGAGCTGGTACGAGGGGTACGCGGCCGGCTTCCTCGCGAAGTTCGTCATCAGCGTCGGCGTCGGAAAAGCCGCCAAGACGGCGATCAAACAGACCGACACGGCCGGCGACATCGCCAAGCGGCTCTCGGACACGGGCGCTGCGCGAGCGCTCTCGCGGATCGACAGCGCCAAAGGAGCGGGCACGGCCCGCGCGACGGCGCGGATTTTGTTGGCGGTCGATGGCAACGCCGCGGAAGCCCTACTGAGCCGGGCGGACACGGCGGGGCAGGCGTATCGGCTGTGGCGGTTGCAGCGCGGCATCGACGCCGACGTTGACGCGTTGTCGGAGACCAAGCAAGCGCGGTTGGGTGGCTACCTCGCGCGGACCGACAGCGACGGTGCTGATCTCGCCGATGCGATGGATCAAGAGACGCTAGACGATTTCCTCGGTATTCGCCGTACCGCGGTTCCGGACGGCGGTGACGGCCCCGACCTGACGCAGCAGTGGGACTCCGAGTTGACGCGGCTTCACAGACAGGACAAGATCGACGGCGACGATCTAGACAGGATTATCCGGAGGACCGATGGCGCAGAGGGTCCCAATTCGGATGCGCTCATGAGGACCGTCGCGGACGGCGGGGCAAACGGTGCGCGAGCCGTCGCAGATCTGAACGATCTATCCCCGCTGTATCGGCTCGTCGACGATACTGGCGTCGATGGACCTAAGCTCATCCGCCAATTCGACAACCCGCAGACGACTCGTCAGTTCTTCGAGATGGAGAACACCGACGGTTACAGCGACTTCGATAGCTGGGACGAGTGGCGATCGAATTTGGCCCGATCAACATCCGATGCGGATCCGAGTGATATCAATCGATACGTCGAGAACGTCCGCAAGGCCGGTGAGAGTGATACTATCTCGGGCGAGCGAGGGCTCGTCGAGGAACTGGCCGATCCTGACCCGAAACTCTCGGACTTCAGGGGGCAACGTGGCGAGGCCGAAACCGTCATCCGTTATGATGAAAATATAGACGATGTGACTGGTTTGGAGGTCGAACCCGGTAACGGAGATTACGACCTTCGTGTCCAGAGAGACAACGGGAATGAATTCATAGAAGTAAAGACGCCTGCTGATGATCAGGAACTCGATTTTAACTGGTGGAGGACTCAATCAAGCGAGATGAACAAAAAGTACTCCAATTCCCCAGATGTCTCAGCTGACCAAGCAATCCTAGAGGTGCCGGTAAAACGTCACACTACGGATATCGACTCAACTCAAAGCGAACTGCAGTCGCTGATCGAGACGCCACCAGCCGATGATTTCAGGGAGGTGCGGCTCCAAGTCAGAGGCGACAGCAGCGTGGAAGTACTGACGATTTCGGCAAAACCAGACTCATGA
- a CDS encoding class I SAM-dependent methyltransferase, with protein MSVREEFDAWAAEGRDRGMEDRHWHTAKHVLSRMPVEAGDVVLDLGCGSGYAGRALREAAGAGRAYGLDGSPEMTRNARTYTDDESVGYVVGDFGSLPFAENSVDHVFSMEAFYYAADPRETLREIRRVLRPGGTFYCAVNYYEENVHSHEWQEFIEIEMTRWSTEQYREALRDVGLHVAEQDNIPDREIEIPPASEFPTEDWETREDMVERYREFGTLLTVGVEP; from the coding sequence ATGAGCGTACGCGAGGAGTTCGACGCGTGGGCCGCCGAAGGGCGGGACCGTGGAATGGAGGATCGACACTGGCACACCGCCAAGCACGTCCTGTCGCGGATGCCCGTCGAGGCGGGCGACGTAGTCCTCGATCTGGGCTGTGGCAGCGGCTACGCCGGCCGCGCGCTGCGCGAGGCCGCCGGTGCCGGGCGGGCCTACGGCCTCGATGGCTCGCCCGAGATGACGCGTAACGCCCGCACCTACACCGACGACGAATCGGTGGGCTACGTCGTCGGCGACTTCGGCTCGCTGCCGTTCGCCGAGAACAGCGTCGATCACGTCTTTTCGATGGAGGCGTTCTACTACGCTGCCGATCCCCGCGAGACGCTGCGCGAGATCCGGCGCGTGCTCCGGCCCGGCGGGACGTTCTACTGCGCCGTGAACTACTACGAGGAGAACGTCCACTCCCACGAGTGGCAGGAGTTTATCGAGATCGAGATGACTCGCTGGAGCACCGAGCAGTACCGCGAGGCGCTCCGCGACGTGGGGCTGCACGTCGCCGAGCAGGACAACATTCCGGACCGCGAGATCGAGATTCCGCCGGCAAGCGAGTTCCCCACCGAAGACTGGGAGACGCGCGAGGACATGGTCGAGCGCTACCGCGAGTTCGGGACGCTGCTGACCGTCGGCGTCGAGCCCTAA